The genome window TGCGGCTTTGGAGGCCCTTGCCCCGGGCGGCAGGTTGGCCGTGATCAGCTTCCACTCCCTGGAAGATCGGATCGTCAAGAACTTTTTTGCGGAACAGGCGAGAGGTTGCCTCTGTCCGCCGGACTTCCCTGTCTGCGCCTGTGGAAATCGGCCGAAGGTGAAGATCATCACCAGAAAACCGCTGGTCGGTTCCGACGAGGAGATGCAAGCAAACCCCCGCGCTCAGAGCGCCAAGCTGAGGGCGGCCGAGAAAATAGGATAAGAGGGTCTTCTAGAGGACGAGGAGGTTGCATAGGTTGAAACAAGCCACCGCCCGTGTGCTCGACCATTTCGAGGATGTACGGCCGGCATCGCCTCCGCCTGAAGCGCCGAAAGTCGTCCCGAAAGTGAAGGTCAGCGGAAAAAACAAGCGGCAGGTCATCACCGCCGCATTCTTGGTGATGGCCTGCGGGATCACTGTCGTTTCGCAGTATGCCGCCGTGGCCTTTGAGGCCAAGACGGTGAACCAGTTGCGCTCCGATCTGACGAAAGAGAAAAACGCCTTGGACCACCTGCGGGTAGATGTGAACCGGCTTAAATCGCTGGAGCGCGTGGAAACGGTGGCAATAAGTAAAATGGGCATGCAGAGGCCGAAATATGAAAAGGTGCTCGCCATCTCCGGAGCGACCGGGGCTGCCAAGGCGGGCGCGGCCGGGGCGACGCTCGCAGCGGCTAGCGTAAGCCAGGGGGCCGAGAAAACCGGTGAGGACAGAACACAAACTGCAGCGGCCGATCCGGAACAGGCGCCTGTCGGCGATAATCCCTTCGCTGCCGCCGTCACGCGCTTCTTTCAACGCATCACCTTTGGTATGCTCTGATCCGAGGCTCGAAAGCCCCCTTGCCCTTGGT of Heliomicrobium undosum contains these proteins:
- a CDS encoding FtsB/FtsL family cell division protein — translated: MKQATARVLDHFEDVRPASPPPEAPKVVPKVKVSGKNKRQVITAAFLVMACGITVVSQYAAVAFEAKTVNQLRSDLTKEKNALDHLRVDVNRLKSLERVETVAISKMGMQRPKYEKVLAISGATGAAKAGAAGATLAAASVSQGAEKTGEDRTQTAAADPEQAPVGDNPFAAAVTRFFQRITFGML